One genomic region from Actinocatenispora thailandica encodes:
- a CDS encoding MaoC/PaaZ C-terminal domain-containing protein: MGLAASYLRGLLPRPAATTAPATVVRRDDVRIDPAHLLRYARVCGCTLTGPVPPAYPHLLGFAPALALMAGRDFPFRLPGLVHTRQVFTWYRPVEVDEVLDVEVSAANLAAHHRGATIDVLTRVRAGGDEVWLGRSTYLSRSVRLRSTVDAPAAPDGEPLPAEAWWRLPAGLGRRYAAVSGDRNPIHLSAVTARPFGFRTAIAHGMWSAARCLAALGGRLPERGEATVWFRRPVRLPGRVGFGARIGADAITFTLTDPADRLLLSGQVTAPR; encoded by the coding sequence ATGGGACTCGCCGCCTCGTACCTGCGCGGGCTGCTGCCCCGGCCGGCCGCCACGACCGCGCCGGCCACGGTGGTGCGCCGGGACGACGTCCGGATCGACCCGGCGCACCTGTTGCGCTACGCCCGGGTCTGCGGCTGCACCCTGACCGGGCCGGTGCCGCCGGCCTACCCGCACCTGCTCGGTTTCGCGCCCGCGCTGGCGCTGATGGCCGGCCGCGACTTCCCGTTCCGGCTGCCCGGGCTGGTGCACACCCGACAGGTGTTCACCTGGTACCGCCCGGTCGAGGTCGACGAGGTCCTCGACGTCGAGGTGTCCGCGGCGAACCTCGCGGCGCACCACCGCGGCGCCACCATCGACGTACTCACCCGGGTACGCGCCGGCGGCGACGAGGTCTGGCTCGGCCGCTCCACCTACCTGAGCCGATCCGTCCGGCTCCGGTCCACGGTGGACGCTCCGGCCGCACCCGACGGCGAGCCGCTGCCGGCGGAGGCCTGGTGGCGGCTGCCGGCCGGACTGGGCCGGCGGTACGCGGCGGTGTCCGGTGACCGCAACCCGATTCACCTGTCCGCGGTGACCGCCCGGCCGTTCGGCTTTCGTACCGCGATCGCGCACGGCATGTGGTCCGCGGCGCGCTGCCTGGCGGCGCTGGGGGGACGGCTGCCCGAGCGCGGCGAGGCCACCGTGTGGTTCCGCCGTCCGGTACGGCTGCCCGGCCGGGTCGGCTTCGGCGCCCGGATCGGCGCCGACGCGATCACGTTCACCCTGACCGATCCGGCCGACCGGTTGCTGCTGTCGGGGCAGGTCACCGCGCCGCGCTGA
- a CDS encoding 3-oxoacyl-ACP reductase encodes MVDRYQRFTSAGPGRAIARRLGLPRPAVLPRRDPQRPAEVPGPIVLGGGESPVATAGGGPDSGAAGSAATEPGSAAGSAATEAGAGSAAGDGTDRPAASGAGELADAVRVALAGTGVEFVASAEHPAALVYDASAITDATALGGLREFLGPRVRSLRTGGRILILGRPPAEAPDVASHLARRALTGFVRSLGKEVGRGATVSLLRVAAGAESSMGSTLRFLLSPRSAYVSGQVVDVGPAPAGGTVDAERPLAGRTALVTGAAQGIGAAIAETLAADGATVVCLDVPAQGEALAAVANRVGGSSLHLDITAPTAPRELVAYLTQRYDGVDIVVHNAGVLRDRTLAKMTASEWDTVLSVNLLAPQRLTAALLEDPAALRPGARIVCLSSLNGIAGAAGQTNYATSKAGVIGLVEAYAAVLARRGGTINAVAPGFIETRMTAGMPLAVREVGRRANSLAQGGLPVDVAEAVSWLAAPDSGGITGQTIRVCGQSLLGA; translated from the coding sequence ATGGTCGACCGATATCAGCGCTTCACCTCCGCCGGTCCCGGCCGGGCGATCGCCCGGCGCCTCGGCCTGCCGCGCCCCGCGGTGCTGCCCCGCCGCGACCCGCAGCGGCCGGCCGAGGTGCCGGGGCCGATCGTGCTCGGCGGCGGCGAGAGCCCCGTCGCCACCGCCGGTGGCGGTCCCGATTCCGGTGCGGCCGGTAGCGCCGCAACCGAACCCGGTTCCGCGGCCGGTAGCGCCGCAACCGAAGCCGGTGCCGGTTCCGCGGCCGGCGACGGCACCGATCGTCCCGCGGCCAGCGGTGCCGGGGAGCTGGCGGACGCCGTGCGTGTCGCGCTCGCCGGCACCGGCGTCGAGTTCGTGGCCTCCGCCGAACACCCCGCGGCGCTGGTGTACGACGCGTCCGCGATCACCGACGCCACCGCGCTGGGTGGCCTTCGGGAGTTCCTCGGGCCGCGGGTGCGGTCGCTGCGCACCGGCGGTCGGATACTGATACTCGGCCGCCCGCCCGCCGAGGCCCCCGACGTCGCGTCGCACCTGGCCCGCCGCGCGTTGACCGGATTCGTGCGGTCGCTGGGCAAGGAGGTCGGCCGCGGCGCCACCGTCTCGCTGCTGCGCGTCGCCGCCGGTGCGGAGTCCTCGATGGGCAGCACGCTGCGGTTCCTGCTGTCACCGCGCTCGGCGTACGTGTCCGGTCAGGTCGTCGACGTCGGCCCGGCACCCGCCGGCGGCACCGTCGATGCCGAACGGCCGCTGGCCGGCCGGACGGCGCTGGTCACCGGTGCGGCGCAGGGGATCGGCGCGGCGATCGCGGAGACGCTCGCCGCCGACGGCGCCACCGTGGTCTGCCTGGACGTACCGGCGCAGGGCGAGGCACTGGCGGCGGTCGCGAACCGGGTCGGCGGCAGCTCGCTGCACCTGGACATCACCGCGCCGACCGCGCCGCGCGAACTCGTCGCGTACCTGACCCAGCGGTACGACGGGGTCGACATCGTGGTGCACAACGCCGGCGTGCTGCGGGACCGGACGCTGGCGAAGATGACCGCTTCGGAGTGGGACACCGTGCTGTCGGTCAACCTGCTCGCGCCGCAGCGGCTCACCGCCGCGCTGCTGGAGGACCCGGCGGCGCTGCGCCCCGGCGCCCGGATCGTCTGCCTGTCCTCGCTCAACGGCATCGCCGGCGCGGCCGGCCAGACCAACTACGCCACCAGCAAGGCGGGCGTGATCGGCCTGGTCGAGGCGTACGCGGCGGTGCTCGCGCGGCGCGGCGGCACCATCAACGCGGTCGCGCCGGGTTTCATCGAGACCCGGATGACCGCGGGCATGCCGCTGGCGGTACGGGAGGTCGGGCGGCGCGCCAACAGCCTCGCCCAGGGTGGCCTGCCGGTCGACGTCGCGGAGGCGGTGAGCTGGCTCGCCGCGCCGGACTCGGGCGGCATCACCGGCCAGACCATCCGGGTCTGCGGGCAGAGCCTGCTCGGTGCCTGA
- a CDS encoding acetyl-CoA C-acetyltransferase, which translates to MRVGVLGGNRIPFAKANGHYATATNQDMLTAALDGLVARFGLAGERLDEVVGGAVLKHSRDFNLTREAVLGSRLDPTTPAYDLQRACTTSLEAAVAVANKIELGQAEAGVACGTDTTSNVPIELNDDLREVLLAANRARGVLGKARALTGLRPGQIVPAIPRNAEPRTGLSMGEHAARTARHWQIGRTEQDELAAASHRNLAAAYRAGLFDHEVTPYLGLRQDEILRPDASVETLAGLRTVFGSDTMTAGNSTPLSDGAAAVLLGSDEWAKRHRIPVLAHLVDAASGAVDFVHGDDGLLTTPVYLVPKLLARNGLTLDDIDLFELHEAFASQVLATLAAWRDPEFGRQRLGLPGAFGELDRDRLNVAGSSLATGHPFAATGARIVATTARLLHERGARRGLISICAAGGQGVVALLERPAPARKRPARRTAAR; encoded by the coding sequence GTGAGGGTCGGCGTGCTCGGCGGCAACCGCATCCCGTTCGCCAAGGCGAACGGGCACTATGCCACCGCAACCAACCAGGACATGCTCACCGCCGCGCTGGACGGGCTGGTGGCCCGGTTCGGGCTGGCCGGTGAGCGGCTCGACGAGGTGGTCGGCGGCGCGGTGCTCAAGCACAGCCGCGACTTCAACCTCACCCGGGAGGCGGTGCTCGGCTCCCGCCTCGACCCGACGACCCCGGCGTACGACCTGCAACGGGCCTGCACGACCAGCCTGGAGGCGGCCGTCGCGGTGGCCAACAAGATCGAGCTGGGCCAGGCGGAGGCCGGCGTCGCCTGCGGCACCGACACCACCTCGAACGTGCCGATCGAGCTCAACGACGACCTGCGCGAGGTGCTGCTCGCCGCCAACCGGGCCCGCGGGGTGCTCGGCAAGGCACGCGCGCTGACCGGGCTGCGGCCGGGGCAGATCGTGCCGGCGATCCCGCGCAACGCCGAGCCGCGTACCGGCCTGTCGATGGGCGAGCACGCCGCGCGCACCGCCCGGCACTGGCAGATCGGCCGCACCGAGCAGGACGAGCTCGCCGCAGCGAGCCACCGCAACCTGGCCGCGGCGTACCGGGCGGGGCTGTTCGACCATGAAGTGACGCCCTACCTGGGGCTGCGGCAGGACGAGATCCTGCGTCCGGACGCGAGCGTCGAGACGCTGGCCGGCCTGCGGACCGTGTTCGGGTCGGACACGATGACCGCCGGCAACTCCACCCCGCTGTCCGACGGCGCCGCCGCGGTGCTGCTCGGCTCCGACGAGTGGGCGAAGCGGCACCGGATCCCGGTGCTCGCCCATCTGGTCGACGCGGCCAGCGGCGCGGTCGACTTCGTGCACGGCGACGACGGGCTGCTCACCACCCCGGTGTACCTGGTGCCGAAGCTGTTGGCGCGCAACGGGCTCACCCTCGACGACATCGACCTGTTCGAGCTGCACGAGGCGTTCGCCTCGCAGGTACTCGCCACCCTGGCGGCGTGGCGCGACCCGGAGTTCGGCCGGCAACGCCTGGGGTTGCCCGGCGCGTTCGGCGAGCTGGACCGCGATCGGCTCAACGTGGCCGGATCGTCGCTCGCGACCGGGCACCCGTTCGCCGCGACCGGGGCCCGGATCGTCGCCACCACGGCCCGACTGCTGCACGAGCGGGGCGCGAGACGCGGCCTGATCTCGATCTGCGCGGCCGGCGGGCAGGGCGTGGTCGCCCTGCTGGAACGGCCGGCGCCGGCCCGCAAGCGCCCGGCCCGGCGGACGGCGGCGCGTTAA
- a CDS encoding AMP-dependent synthetase/ligase produces the protein MVAEYGIPALVDPPSAGGLADSVYATAARAPQLVLFRRRTGSGWADVTAARFGTEVRAVAAGLVAIGVRPGDRVALMSRNRYEWAVLDYAIASVAAVSVPIYPTSSAAQVAWILRDSGAVCCVTETAGHTATVTAAGRTTSADAGESTAVTGGRSDAAVGGGLPALAHRFELDSGGLDELRRRGTAVDGSTVDARRASVGPGDAATIIYTSGTTGRPKGCVLTHANLMAEADNATELLYPVFRAVSRRPASTVLFLPLAHVFGRVIQVGCVRAEVCVGHSPSVKPAELLPDLASFRPTFLLAVPYVFEKVFHTARATAEDLGRAASFDRAARIATAYGAALERRVNGTGRGPGLRLRAAHALYDLLVYRRVRAALGGRVRYAISGGAMLGRRLALFFAGAGIVVYEGYGLTETTAAATVNPPLAPRFGSVGRPLPGTTVRVDEHGEVLVRGPQVFARYWGGDEPVTADGFLATGDLGELDDDGYLTITGRAKEILVTTGGKNVAPGPLEDAVRADPLVSQCLVVGDNRPYVAALVTLDPEAAQRFAERGGDVEAAVQRAIDRANDTVSRAESIRRFRLLDEDFTEQNGLLTPSLKMRRDRIVAAYARQLDDLYAARTAPVPAQPGAVGSDASRDDRMHT, from the coding sequence ATGGTGGCGGAGTACGGTATCCCGGCGCTGGTCGATCCGCCGAGCGCGGGCGGTCTCGCCGACAGCGTGTACGCCACCGCCGCCCGCGCACCGCAGCTGGTGCTGTTTCGCCGCCGCACCGGCTCGGGCTGGGCCGACGTGACCGCGGCGCGGTTCGGCACCGAGGTACGGGCTGTCGCGGCCGGCCTGGTCGCGATCGGCGTCCGGCCCGGCGACCGGGTGGCGCTGATGTCGCGCAACCGGTACGAGTGGGCGGTGCTCGACTACGCGATCGCCTCGGTGGCGGCGGTCAGCGTGCCGATCTATCCGACCTCGTCGGCTGCACAGGTGGCCTGGATCCTGCGCGACTCGGGCGCGGTCTGCTGCGTCACCGAGACCGCCGGACACACCGCGACGGTGACCGCCGCCGGGCGTACGACCAGCGCCGATGCGGGCGAGTCGACTGCTGTCACCGGTGGCCGGAGCGATGCGGCCGTCGGCGGTGGATTGCCGGCGCTGGCCCACCGGTTCGAGCTGGACTCGGGCGGGCTCGACGAGTTGCGCCGGCGCGGCACCGCGGTCGACGGGTCCACGGTGGACGCCCGGCGGGCGTCGGTGGGGCCGGGCGACGCGGCGACGATCATCTACACCTCCGGTACCACCGGACGGCCGAAGGGCTGCGTGCTCACCCACGCGAACCTGATGGCGGAAGCGGACAACGCCACCGAACTGCTGTACCCGGTGTTTCGCGCGGTGTCCCGCCGCCCGGCGAGCACCGTGCTGTTCCTGCCGCTGGCACACGTGTTCGGCCGGGTGATCCAGGTCGGTTGCGTGCGGGCCGAGGTGTGCGTCGGCCACTCCCCCAGCGTCAAACCGGCCGAGCTGCTGCCCGACCTCGCCTCGTTCCGGCCCACCTTCCTGCTGGCCGTGCCGTACGTGTTCGAGAAGGTGTTCCACACCGCTCGGGCCACCGCGGAGGACCTCGGCCGGGCCGCGTCGTTCGACCGCGCGGCGCGGATCGCCACCGCGTACGGCGCGGCGCTGGAGCGGCGGGTCAACGGCACCGGGCGCGGGCCGGGGCTGCGGTTGCGGGCCGCGCACGCGCTCTACGACCTGCTGGTGTACCGCCGGGTCCGGGCGGCGCTGGGCGGCCGGGTCCGGTATGCCATCAGCGGCGGCGCGATGCTCGGCCGCCGCCTCGCGCTGTTCTTCGCCGGTGCCGGCATCGTGGTGTACGAGGGGTACGGGCTGACCGAGACGACCGCCGCCGCGACCGTCAACCCGCCGCTGGCGCCCCGGTTCGGCAGCGTCGGCCGGCCGCTGCCCGGTACCACCGTGCGGGTCGACGAGCACGGCGAGGTGCTGGTGCGCGGGCCGCAGGTGTTCGCCCGGTACTGGGGCGGCGACGAACCGGTGACCGCGGACGGCTTCCTCGCCACCGGCGACCTCGGCGAGCTGGACGACGACGGGTACCTGACGATCACCGGGCGGGCCAAGGAGATCCTGGTGACCACCGGCGGCAAGAACGTGGCTCCCGGCCCGCTGGAGGACGCGGTACGGGCCGACCCGCTGGTCAGCCAGTGCCTGGTGGTCGGCGACAACCGGCCGTACGTGGCGGCGCTGGTCACCCTGGACCCCGAGGCGGCGCAACGGTTCGCCGAGCGTGGCGGCGATGTCGAGGCGGCGGTGCAGCGCGCGATCGACCGGGCCAACGACACGGTGTCGCGGGCCGAGTCGATCCGCCGGTTCCGGCTGCTCGACGAGGACTTCACCGAGCAGAACGGGCTGCTCACCCCGTCGCTGAAGATGCGCCGAGACCGCATCGTCGCGGCGTACGCGCGGCAGCTCGACGACCTGTACGCAGCACGGACCGCCCCGGTTCCCGCGCAGCCCGGGGCGGTCGGATCGGACGCATCGAGGGACGACCGAATGCACACCTAG
- a CDS encoding MCE family protein, whose amino-acid sequence MDPRQPEGDLVGETRVTVWPAAKPWGSGGRAFLGLCFVLLVVALLAVSVGAYRKVFTPAVMVTVLTDHTGLQLDRNADVKLRGVVVGQVREIGADGRTARLTVALDPGSVPRIPSNVSASMLPKTLFGEKYVSLAAPAHPSGTPIAAGAVVHQDRSASAVELERVLNAALPLLQAVPPEKVSATLTALATALRGRGAQLGDTLVTLDRYLTVLNANLPTIRADVRKLADVLDTYTGALPDLMAVLANLTVTASTVSEQRAALSEFWSETTGLADTATPFLQRHEGRLIQLGHLSRPLLWVLAEYAPEYPCLTAAAVKLQPNIEGAFDTGRLHITLEITRDSGKYLPGDEPVNLADLGPKCWGLPDHPPVPAPEAPIDDGYDRSADHGGVVSGLPQVPIVRGKDVPPDSFGQGGGTGSVEMGYAGTAEERAVVDPLVAAATGRNVTDLGDITDLLWGPLLRGARVDAR is encoded by the coding sequence GTGGACCCGAGGCAACCGGAAGGCGATCTGGTCGGCGAGACGCGGGTGACCGTGTGGCCGGCGGCGAAACCGTGGGGCTCGGGCGGCCGGGCGTTCCTCGGGCTGTGCTTCGTCCTGCTGGTGGTGGCGCTGCTGGCGGTCTCCGTCGGCGCGTACCGGAAGGTGTTCACGCCCGCCGTCATGGTCACCGTACTGACCGATCACACCGGCCTGCAGCTGGACCGCAACGCCGACGTGAAGCTGCGCGGCGTGGTCGTCGGACAGGTCCGCGAGATCGGCGCGGACGGCCGCACCGCCCGGCTGACCGTCGCGCTCGACCCCGGCTCGGTACCGCGGATCCCGTCCAACGTGTCCGCCTCGATGCTGCCCAAGACGCTGTTCGGGGAGAAGTACGTGTCGCTCGCCGCGCCGGCACATCCCTCCGGTACCCCGATCGCGGCCGGCGCGGTGGTGCACCAGGACCGGTCGGCCTCGGCGGTGGAGCTGGAACGCGTGTTGAACGCCGCGCTGCCGCTGCTCCAGGCGGTACCGCCGGAGAAGGTGTCGGCGACGCTGACCGCGCTGGCCACGGCGCTGCGGGGCCGCGGCGCGCAACTCGGCGACACCCTGGTCACGCTCGACCGGTACCTGACGGTGCTGAACGCCAACCTGCCCACGATCCGCGCGGACGTGCGCAAGCTCGCCGACGTGCTCGACACGTACACCGGGGCGCTGCCGGATCTGATGGCGGTACTGGCCAACCTGACGGTGACCGCGTCGACGGTCTCCGAGCAGCGTGCCGCGCTGTCCGAGTTCTGGTCCGAGACGACCGGACTGGCCGACACCGCGACGCCGTTCCTGCAGCGGCACGAGGGCCGGCTGATCCAGCTCGGCCACCTCAGCCGGCCGCTGCTGTGGGTGCTCGCCGAGTACGCACCCGAGTACCCGTGCCTGACCGCCGCCGCGGTGAAGCTGCAGCCCAACATCGAAGGTGCCTTCGACACCGGCCGGCTGCACATCACCCTGGAGATCACCCGCGACTCGGGCAAGTACCTGCCGGGCGACGAGCCGGTCAACCTGGCCGACCTCGGCCCGAAGTGCTGGGGTCTGCCGGACCATCCACCGGTGCCGGCGCCGGAGGCGCCCATCGACGACGGGTACGACCGGAGCGCCGACCACGGCGGTGTGGTGAGCGGGCTGCCGCAGGTGCCGATCGTGCGCGGCAAGGACGTGCCGCCGGACTCGTTCGGCCAGGGCGGCGGCACCGGCAGCGTCGAGATGGGCTACGCGGGTACCGCCGAGGAACGTGCCGTGGTCGATCCGCTCGTCGCCGCCGCCACCGGCCGCAACGTCACCGACCTCGGCGACATCACCGACCTGCTGTGGGGGCCGCTGCTGCGCGGCGCCCGCGTCGACGCCCGCTGA
- a CDS encoding TetR/AcrR family transcriptional regulator: protein MSVPRRTRLDPDARRAQLVELGVQALSKASLYDINLDEIAAAAGISRSLLFHYFGSKRRFQLAVVQAAAAGLLQGTDPDPALPSARQLRASIEDSVDYVSSRREVYLSLVRGAASGDAAMQEIFDRTRGALVDRIMAGIAELGGDPDDALLPIAVRSWLAFTEEAIISWIPGGPVSRERLTAFLESSFYRAVLG from the coding sequence GTGTCGGTGCCCCGGCGTACCCGGCTCGACCCGGACGCCCGCCGCGCCCAGCTGGTCGAGCTGGGCGTGCAGGCGCTGTCGAAGGCCAGCCTGTACGACATCAACCTGGACGAGATCGCCGCCGCGGCGGGCATCTCCCGGTCACTGCTGTTCCACTACTTCGGCTCCAAACGGCGCTTCCAGCTCGCCGTGGTGCAGGCCGCGGCCGCCGGGCTGTTGCAGGGCACCGACCCCGACCCGGCGCTCCCGTCGGCGCGGCAGCTGCGTGCCTCGATCGAGGATTCGGTCGACTACGTCTCGTCCCGGCGCGAGGTGTACCTGTCCCTGGTGCGCGGCGCGGCCAGCGGGGACGCCGCCATGCAGGAGATCTTCGACCGGACCCGCGGCGCGCTGGTCGACCGGATCATGGCCGGCATCGCCGAACTCGGCGGCGACCCCGACGATGCGCTGCTACCGATCGCGGTCCGTTCCTGGTTGGCCTTCACCGAGGAGGCCATCATCTCCTGGATCCCCGGCGGCCCGGTGTCGCGGGAGCGGCTGACCGCGTTCCTGGAGTCGTCGTTCTACCGGGCCGTGCTGGGCTGA
- a CDS encoding flavin-containing monooxygenase: protein MNEHHDDEHHDDEHHDDEHHDVLIVGAGFSGLGAAVRLRQAGRHDFVVLERADDVGGTWRDNDYPGAACDVPSHLYSLSFAPNPRWSRSFSPQPEIRQYLRDLVARYDLTPHLRLGHDLLEARWDEATARWRVRTGQGSFTGRVLVLGTGPLSAPKLPAIDGLDDFAGTTFHSARWRHDHDLTGRRVAVIGTGASAIQFVPRIAGTVQRLTVFQRTPPWIIPRNDRPISGLEQWLYQHLPPARLAVRAGIYTARETLAVGMTLQPPLLDAVAALARGHLRRQVPDPALRDRLRPDYRIGCKRILLSDDFYPALARDNVELVTDSIDRIEPDAVRTADGRRHPVDTIVFGTGFEATRPPIAAAVTGRDGVRLADAWADGMSAYRGSTVAGFPNLFLLIGPNTGLGHTSMIYIIESQLNYLVTALSKMDQHGVAAMEVDAGAQHAYNEALQRRLGSTVWNTGGCASWYLDANGRNTTLWPSFTWRFRRLTRNFDPRGYHLRTEQEVAARCTPQTPVR, encoded by the coding sequence ATGAACGAACACCACGACGACGAACACCACGACGACGAACACCACGACGACGAACACCACGACGTGCTCATCGTCGGCGCCGGGTTCTCCGGCCTCGGCGCCGCCGTCCGGCTGCGTCAGGCCGGCCGGCACGACTTCGTCGTCCTGGAGCGTGCCGACGACGTCGGCGGCACCTGGCGCGACAACGACTACCCCGGCGCCGCCTGCGACGTGCCGTCACACCTCTACTCGCTGTCGTTCGCGCCCAACCCGCGCTGGAGCCGGTCGTTCTCCCCGCAACCGGAGATCCGCCAGTACCTTCGGGATCTGGTGGCACGCTACGACCTGACGCCGCACCTGCGGCTCGGCCACGACCTGCTCGAGGCGCGGTGGGACGAGGCGACCGCTCGCTGGCGGGTGCGAACCGGCCAGGGCAGCTTCACCGGCCGGGTGCTGGTGCTCGGTACCGGGCCGCTGTCCGCACCGAAGCTGCCGGCGATCGACGGGCTCGACGACTTCGCCGGTACCACGTTCCACTCCGCGCGCTGGCGGCACGACCACGACCTGACCGGCCGGCGCGTCGCGGTGATCGGCACCGGCGCCTCGGCGATCCAGTTCGTGCCGCGCATCGCCGGGACGGTCCAGCGGCTGACCGTCTTCCAGCGCACCCCGCCGTGGATCATCCCGCGCAACGACCGGCCGATCAGCGGCCTGGAGCAGTGGCTGTACCAGCACCTACCACCGGCCCGGTTGGCGGTGCGCGCCGGCATCTACACCGCCCGGGAGACGCTGGCGGTCGGCATGACGCTGCAGCCCCCGCTACTCGACGCCGTGGCCGCCCTCGCCCGCGGCCACCTCCGCCGGCAGGTCCCCGACCCCGCGCTGCGCGACCGGCTGCGACCCGACTACCGGATCGGCTGCAAGCGCATCCTGCTGTCCGACGACTTCTACCCGGCCCTGGCCCGGGACAACGTCGAGCTCGTCACCGACTCGATCGACCGGATCGAGCCGGACGCGGTGCGCACCGCCGACGGCCGCCGGCACCCGGTCGACACCATCGTGTTCGGTACCGGCTTCGAGGCGACCCGGCCACCGATCGCCGCGGCCGTCACCGGACGCGACGGGGTGCGGCTGGCCGACGCCTGGGCGGACGGGATGAGCGCCTACCGCGGCTCCACGGTGGCCGGCTTCCCGAACCTGTTCCTGCTCATCGGCCCGAACACCGGGCTCGGTCACACGTCGATGATCTACATCATCGAGTCCCAGCTCAACTACCTGGTGACCGCACTGTCCAAGATGGACCAGCACGGCGTCGCCGCGATGGAGGTCGACGCGGGCGCGCAGCACGCGTACAACGAGGCGCTGCAACGGCGGCTCGGCAGCACCGTCTGGAACACCGGCGGTTGCGCCAGCTGGTACCTGGACGCGAACGGGCGCAACACCACCCTGTGGCCGTCGTTCACCTGGCGGTTCCGCCGGCTGACCCGCAACTTCGACCCGCGCGGCTACCACCTGCGCACCGAGCAGGAGGTGGCGGCCCGATGCACGCCGCAGACACCCGTACGGTGA
- a CDS encoding alpha/beta fold hydrolase — translation MHAADTRTVIAPDGTRLAAYVSGPADAGTTLVLAHGWTLTSVAWRPVIAQLHRIAPHLRVVAYDQRHHGDSGRGDSTLSIDLLGADLGAVVDQLAPDGRLLLGGHSMGGMTVLALAAAHPELIDDRVDGVLLVGTSAGDLAGDRGGLLALFGGPVGAALATCSSLVDGARRFAAPVLPAYRRALGPLLFGPIAAPEVVRVGTELIFGCRIRTVVEFVPALRGHDKRNALGPLAAVPVHVFVGRYDRLTPPRHARYLAEHIDGAQLTVLPHCGHMLTLECPQLLARTIAALVQRREGDRDASIPA, via the coding sequence ATGCACGCCGCAGACACCCGTACGGTGATCGCACCGGATGGCACCCGGCTCGCCGCGTACGTCAGCGGCCCGGCGGACGCCGGCACCACGCTGGTACTCGCGCACGGCTGGACCCTCACCTCCGTCGCCTGGCGCCCGGTGATCGCCCAGCTGCACCGGATCGCGCCACACCTGCGCGTCGTCGCGTACGACCAGCGACACCACGGCGACTCCGGCCGTGGCGACTCGACGCTGTCGATCGACCTGCTCGGTGCCGATCTCGGTGCGGTCGTCGACCAGCTGGCGCCGGACGGCCGGCTGCTGCTCGGCGGTCACTCGATGGGCGGCATGACGGTGCTGGCGCTCGCCGCCGCCCACCCCGAACTGATCGACGACCGGGTCGACGGGGTGCTGCTGGTCGGCACCTCCGCCGGCGACCTGGCCGGCGACCGGGGCGGGCTACTGGCGCTGTTCGGCGGCCCGGTCGGCGCCGCGCTGGCCACCTGTTCGTCCCTCGTGGACGGTGCCCGGAGGTTCGCCGCGCCGGTGCTGCCGGCGTACCGGCGGGCGCTGGGGCCGTTGCTGTTCGGCCCGATCGCCGCGCCGGAGGTGGTCCGGGTCGGCACCGAGCTGATCTTCGGCTGCCGGATCCGTACCGTGGTCGAGTTCGTCCCGGCGCTGCGCGGCCACGACAAGCGCAACGCCCTCGGGCCCCTCGCGGCGGTCCCGGTGCACGTGTTCGTCGGCCGGTACGACCGGCTCACGCCGCCGCGGCACGCCCGGTACCTCGCCGAGCACATCGACGGCGCGCAGCTCACCGTGCTGCCGCACTGCGGGCACATGCTCACCCTGGAGTGCCCGCAGCTGCTCGCCCGAACCATCGCCGCACTGGTGCAGCGGCGGGAAGGAGACCGGGATGCGTCGATCCCTGCGTGA
- a CDS encoding SDR family oxidoreductase has product MRRSLRDAVVLVTGPARGIGERVARLAAARGARLALVGLEAARLAALAAELGDRHSWYRCDVTDQAELDAAVAGTIDRYGRIDVVVANAGIANNGTVAVNPADALARTVEVNLIGVMRTVSATLPALRESRGYALLVSSAAAFTVLPGMAAYCASKAGVEQFGNALRLEVAHHGVAVGTAHPIWVDTDLVRDQQHDLRTFRAVVRRLPYPLNTTITVEKCALSIVDGIERRARRVYAPRSLAAVQALRTIYTGPVAGAVLARGARTRVPELEAEVRALGRSFGSRSAADR; this is encoded by the coding sequence ATGCGTCGATCCCTGCGTGACGCCGTCGTGCTCGTCACCGGACCGGCCCGCGGCATCGGCGAGCGCGTCGCCCGGCTCGCCGCCGCCCGCGGCGCCCGGCTGGCGCTGGTCGGGCTGGAGGCCGCCCGGCTCGCCGCCCTCGCGGCCGAACTCGGTGACCGGCACAGCTGGTACCGCTGTGACGTGACCGACCAGGCCGAGCTGGACGCCGCGGTGGCCGGCACGATCGACCGGTACGGGCGGATCGACGTCGTCGTCGCCAACGCCGGCATCGCCAACAACGGCACGGTCGCGGTCAACCCGGCGGACGCGCTCGCCCGCACCGTGGAGGTGAACCTGATCGGCGTGATGCGTACCGTCTCGGCGACCCTGCCGGCGCTGCGGGAGAGCCGCGGTTACGCGTTGCTGGTCTCCTCCGCCGCGGCGTTCACCGTGCTGCCCGGCATGGCGGCGTACTGCGCGTCCAAGGCCGGCGTCGAGCAGTTCGGCAACGCGCTACGGCTGGAGGTGGCGCACCACGGCGTGGCGGTCGGCACCGCGCACCCGATCTGGGTGGACACCGACCTGGTCCGCGACCAGCAGCACGACCTGCGCACCTTCCGCGCGGTGGTGCGCAGGCTGCCCTACCCGCTCAACACCACCATCACCGTCGAGAAGTGCGCACTGTCCATCGTGGACGGTATCGAGCGCCGTGCCCGCCGGGTGTACGCGCCGCGTTCGCTCGCCGCCGTCCAGGCGCTGCGCACCATCTACACCGGGCCGGTCGCCGGCGCGGTGCTCGCCCGCGGCGCCCGCACCAGAGTGCCGGAGCTGGAGGCCGAGGTACGCGCGCTGGGCCGCTCTTTCGGATCCCGCAGCGCCGCGGACCGCTGA